The sequence aataaatataatgtctatTTCATTTTATAGAAATGACATTGAAGGGATGAAGTCTGTGAAAAGATACCGTGAGAGCCCCAACACACCACGATTCAAAGCTCTTCCATATTCTATTCTCCCGATAGTTAATTCGACATCCAGTCATCATTCATATTACTTTGAGTAAAAAGGTCCAATCCTAAAGCTCAGATACAGTTACAAGGAATTCAGTTATGTCGACTAAAAGCGATTAAGGCCACGTTTTCTTAGGAATCGATAAAATGGTATGCTGATGAACAGGAATGGTcgttataaaaataatttcgTCTGAAGTAAAAATGTAACAGatacaaagtttaaaaaaaggaaaatatctTCTCAAGTACATATAAAACAGTGTACATATAAAAGAGAAATCTCTAAATACAGCATTCGCACCTCTCGCCACCTATGTACACACGcatgaaaaaaaggaagaacagAGGCATGGAACAGTCTAGTattgagaagagagagagagagagatgtgtttTCCAGCCAGCATATTCCTCTTTCATTAGATATGTCAAGGAGTGTGAGGGAATGAAGGAGGTGGGGCTCAGAGCTCAGAATCGGCACCCAGGCTGTTCATCTCTTCAGGTGATGCTTTCTGTATGCCTGCAACTGCATGCTGGGAGAAACCGGCAGCAATCTCCTCAAATGTCCGGCCTTTTGTCTCCGGGACTTTGAAGTATGTGAATATGAAGAAACCCAGCAACAGGACAGTGAAGATGATAAAAACGTATGGACCACAGAGgagctgtgtgagagagagagagagaaggagagatgatAAATTTACCACAAAACACAAATTGTGAAATGGTGGAACAGctcaaataaataatcaaataataacCGGAATGCTGGTGTCTTACcgccacatactgaaagcacaTTCCCACTATGAAATTGGCCGTCCAGTTGCACAAACCAGCCACGGCAAAAGCAGAAGGACGAGGGCCTTGACTGAACAGCTCAGCTACGATGAACCAAGGAATGGGGCCTGGTCCGATTTCAAAGAATGCCACAAAGGCAAAAATAGCGACGATGCTTATGTATGACATCCAGTAAACCTGCGCCTGTGAGATCGACACATGACATGCACATGAGAACAACCTAAATAAACAACTGCCTGTAACGGCCACTGACTAGcaatgaaaagagaaaaagatgtcaaAGAGATGTCACAATTAGCCAAAAAAAGCCAGTCTGCCTAAATATAACTAAAGTTAAGTCTGAGTTCCTCACCCAGTGAATTTCacactttgatcaagttgttggatgCAGTACTGAAACTTACATAAGCCTAATCGATTCACTTTGTAGTCAGATACCAGCTCTCAAAATATGAGATGCTCAGAAAGAATGGAAgtcttacatttttttcatgttcAGGTCTTAAAATGCTAGAATTTTACTTCTAGTTGAGATACATGCAACACAGAATTTCACACtgatttcagttcaggaaagccTTTCGTTATAgaagtatatgtatatatgtgtgggtgtgttttatTGTACCTGTACTGCTTGGGCAATTGTCATCAGGACTGCAGACACAGCCATACCCATCAGTCCTGTTAGGTGCAGTGACCTCCGACCAGCTCTCTCCACTAAAAACAGctgcaggggaaaaaatgacaaGATAAAGACATGATTAATTCGCACCACACCGAACACCTTATGTTAATTGTTGTTTAAATGATATACACCATGAAAAGTGCTAAATGATATAGCGCATAGACATGACTCACCGACACTACAGTGAACGCCACGTTGACGACTCCAGCGCCGATAGTGGCATACACAGGCTGTGCCACACCAGCTTTCTGAAAGATGCTTGTGGAAAAGTAGAAGACCTGCAcaaataaacaccgtcatcagcCAACACATACAAACATCATCGTCATCTGCGTGATGTAGAAACCCTGGCTGTTGTTTGTATTATTTGCGTGAGAAAGGTGTAGTGTGTTTTCTGGTACAATTAAGAGATATCATCTTATCCCTTTGTCATTAATCACTCTATTGTTTTGTATACAGATCAGCTTTCATCCAACATCTTGGTGCTGTACAGAGTAGCGCTTTACACACGGTATACAATATATTGGCTTTGTTAGGTTTCATATCTGCCAAGCAGAGTTTATAGAGTAATACAGCATGAACATATGAAGGGTTGTTGAGAAAGGTCAATTTCATTAGCTCGTTTAATgttaacgtaaaaaaaaaaaaaaaagcaaaatacaaCAGTCTGCAAAAGAAGTAAGGCTGTATTGTTTTCctactggcatcccatccaggatgtattgtGTCCAGTGTTACTGGGATAAGCTACGCACCCTCTGCAACCATGCCCAGTAAAAAGCATTTACTGAacatgaatgtatgaatgaatgactgaaccTTAATTTATTCGACCCCAGGAGACTTCATATTGGCCATATTTCACACAGCATTTAAAATAcagggctctgtgtgtgtgtgtgtgtgtgtgtgtgtatgcttacAGCATTGATGCCAGACAGTTGCTGTGACAGCTGCAGTACGATGGCGATGACTAAAGGCTGTCGGTAGATTGGGGAGCGTAACAGCTCTAGGATGTTCActttcttctccttcatcatTTGCCTGCTCTCCTCCTTCATCTCCTGCATGTCTGCACTCACATCTGTCGTTCCACGCAGCTTTTTCAACGCTATATgcacaaacaaatatattattatgtaatcattaaaacattacaaaataatatgGAAATGATTGTTGCAACAAAACTTTTGAAAGCTAAAACAACAGCTGTCCTAAATGGGAGATTCACTGCTGGTATAACAAACTTGTGTTTACAATCTGTTCCTGTAAAACCATGACGTGCCcttgctgttt comes from Ictalurus punctatus breed USDA103 chromosome 11, Coco_2.0, whole genome shotgun sequence and encodes:
- the slc2a1b gene encoding solute carrier family 2, facilitated glucose transporter member 1, which codes for MERDKKVTFQLLLAVGTAVIGSLQFGYNTGVINAPQKTIESFYNDTWFERYNEYIPETSLTSLWSISVAIFSVGGMFGSFSVGLFANRFGRRNSMLMVNILAFISAALMGFSKLAASWEMLIIGRFIVGFYSGLSTGLVPMYVGEVAPTALRGALGTLHQLAIVIGILIAQVFGLKEIMGTANLWPYLLGFTFVPALLQCFLLPLCPKSPRYLLIICNEEKKAKSALKKLRGTTDVSADMQEMKEESRQMMKEKKVNILELLRSPIYRQPLVIAIVLQLSQQLSGINAVFYFSTSIFQKAGVAQPVYATIGAGVVNVAFTVVSLFLVERAGRRSLHLTGLMGMAVSAVLMTIAQAVQAQVYWMSYISIVAIFAFVAFFEIGPGPIPWFIVAELFSQGPRPSAFAVAGLCNWTANFIVGMCFQYVALLCGPYVFIIFTVLLLGFFIFTYFKVPETKGRTFEEIAAGFSQHAVAGIQKASPEEMNSLGADSEL